From Sphingobacterium bambusae:
TTTCGCTACGGTAGCTGCAACCTTGATACGTGGCTTTCTCTTAGAAGCTTACATGATTCCTACGGGATCGATGGAGCGTAGTTTATTGATTGGTGATTTTCTTTTTGTGAGTAAGTTGAACTATGGGCCGCGTGTGCCTATGACACCTCTTGCATTTCCCTTTGCGCACCATACCATGCCTATCACCGAGGGAAAAGCTTACTCTGAGCTAATCCAATTGCCCTATAAACGCCTTCCCGGATTCCAAAAGATAGAACGTAACGATGTCGTAGTTTTCAATTTCCCAGCAGGGGATACCGTGATACTGGAACATCAAGATCAAAGTTACTATGATATCGTCCGCTATATGGGCAAAGAAGCTGTGCACAATCAATTCACGGTGGTTACCCGCCCTATTGATAAGCGAGAAAATTACATCAAGCGCTGTGTGGGCCTTCCAGGCGATGTGGTATCGATGGAAAATGCGCAGTTAGTGGTCAATGGTCAGCCTGGCTTCGTTCCGCCGGAAATGCAGATGGACTATTTGGTGCAGACTGATCAAAATGGATTGAATCCGGAACGGATGAAAGATCTTCGTTTAGAGTATGGACCAACCGATCAAGAGAACGTCTTCAAAGTATTTATGACAGTTGATGAGGCCGCTATTGTCAAAGGTTGGGGGAATGTAAAGGAGGTGGTGATGAATGTATTGGACAAGTCACAAGCCTTGGGCGACACCTACCCACATAACGACAATTATAAGTGGAATTTCGATAACTTCGGACCGATCACCATTCCTGCACAAGGATGGACAGTAAACCTTGACTCGCTTACTGTTCCGATGTATGCCCGTGCTATCCGCGATTACGAAGGGAATACGCTGGAAAAAAGAAACGACGGATATTATATAAATGGCGCAAAAGCCGCGTCCTATACCTTTAAACAGAATTATTACTGGATGATGGGGGATAACCGCCATAACTCACTTGATTCAAGAGGTTGGGGCTTTGTACCTGAAGACCACATTGTGGGTAAAGCGCTATTCACGTGGATGAGTTACGACGAGCAGGGTAGCTTCTTGAGTAAAATCCGTTGGAGCCGTATTTTCAAAGGTATTAAGTAGTACTTCGTCCGTACTACGAGATGTTTAGACGCAAATTGAAGGATGTGGTATAGTATTTTCGTTGTATGGACAGTAGGAAGTATCTACGGGCTCTGCTTGCTCTTTGGTAAAGCGGGGCGTAGCGGCTGGGCAGCCATTGTGCCTTTCTATCGGGAATACCTAATGGCGCAGTTGACCGCTAGGCCGCGTTGGTGGGTATTGTTGTTATTCTTGCCTATTGTCAATATCTTCGTTTTCTATGCCCTCTATCTTGATCTGCTGAAGAGTTTTGGCAAACAAAGATTTTGGGAAACGAGTGTCGCCATACTGCTTCCTTTTATCTTTTTGCCCCTCTGGGGACACGACCCAAAGGTTAACTATTTGGGAGCATCCCACACCGAAGAGTTCCATAAAAAATACCCCTACAAGAAAAGCTTTATACGCGAGTGGGCAGATGCCATTATATTTGCTTCGGTTGCGGCAACGCTGATTCGGGGATTTTTGCTGGAGGCTTACATGATTCCTACCGGATCGATGGAGCGCAGGCTGTTGGTGGGTGATTTTCTGTTCGTCAGTAAATTGAATTATGGACCCCGTGTCCCCATGACGCCTTTGGCATTTCCTTTCGCGCACCATACCATGCCCTTGACTGGGGGCAAAGCTTACGTTGAATGGATAAAAGTTCCCTACACCAGGTTGCCGGGCTTTCAAGAGCTCAAACGAAATGACGTTGTCGTATTCAACCTGCCGACAGAAGCAGATGCGCCTTACAACCGACCTATCGATAAGCGGGAGAACTATATCAAGCGCGCTGTCGCGATAGCGGGTGATCAGGTCGAAATGATCAATGGAGAGCTTTTAATCAATGATCAAAGGAGCTACGATTCCGACGATTTGCAGCAGGCCTACATGATTTATACTGATGGATCAGGGCTTGATGAACAGCTTTTGATCGACAAACGTATCGATTACGCCAGAAATCCGAGTGATGGAGCTCCCTTCAAAGAGCCCTATTTAATATATGTGACCAAAGAAGAGATCGCGGAAGTAACAAGTTGGACAAATGTGAAACAGGTGTTACCTTATGACAATGCTGGTTCTGCATTTCCGCACGATCAGGTGAATAGGAAGTGGGACTACCATAATTTCGGGCCCCTGCTTATTCCAAAAGCTGGCGATAGGATTAAATTGGACAGCTTAACCATACCCATCTATGCCCGCATTATATCGGTCTACGAAGGAAATACGCTGGAACAGCGGCCGGATGGTATTTACATTAATGGACAGCAGACAGACCACTACCAGATCAAGATGAATTACTATTGGATGATGGGGGATAATCGTGATAATTCTGCTGACTCCAGAGAATTTGGTTTTGTACCTGAAGACCATATTGTTGGTAAAGCACTTTTTACTTGGATGAGCTACGATAAGGACGGTAGCTTTTTGAGCAAGATTCGCTGGAACCGGATCTTTAAAAAGATTGAGTAATATCGTTTAAGTGGTTACTTGAATTACGTAAGGTATACTTTGTAGATATATATATATTCGAGCGGTAGCACAGGTGCAGCAGATGCGGATGGCTACCGCTCGAATGTTTTATCAGGCTTTTAGCGCGGCGAGGTAGCGTTTTATCGTTTCTTCCAGTCCCCAGTAAAGGGCATCTGCGATTAAGGCATGACCAATGCTGACCTCCAAGAGGCCCGGAATATGTTCATTGAAATAGCGCAAGTTATTACTGTCTAAGTCATGGCCGGCGTTGAGTCCTAGACCCACCTGCTGTGCTACTTTTGCTGCTTTAAAATAAGGGGTAATAGCCTCTTCCTTGTCGAAACCATATTTTGCGGCGTAAGCTTCGGTATATAGCTCTACCCGATCGGTGCCAGTTTCTGCGGCAGCTTCTACCATCTCCTCATCAGGGTCGACGAAGATCGATACCCGTATTCCTTGCTCCTGAAACAGTTGTACCATCTCCTTGAGGTAATCACGATGCTTGATGGTGTCCCAACCATGGTTGGAAGTGATCTGTCCCAGCGCATCAGGTACTAAGGTCACCTGCGTAGGTTTATTCGCCAATACCAAATCAATAAATTTCTGTTCCTGGCAATTTCCTTCAATATTAAACTCGGTGCTTATTTCGGCCTTTAGATCGTAAACGTCCTGATAGCGGATATGTCGTTCGTCCGGACGCGGGTGAACCGTGATTCCCTCGGCGCCAAAGCGCTCACAGGCAAGGGCGGTAGACAATACATTCGGGACATTTCCTCCACGGGAGTTACGCAGTGTGGCAATTTTATTGATATTTACAGATAGCTTCGTCATCAGGCTTTTCTTTTTCTTACAAACTTATAGAAATTTGGTCTTATATAAAATTAATTTGGAGCTCGCTAGATCACGCTTAAAAAGCAAAAAAGTACTTTATATTTCTTAAATTGCACTACGTACATGGAAAATTTCGATCTCAATATATTTAACGGCTTCCGCCTCTTGGATATCATCGATATCTTTTTGGTGGCTATTATCATCTATTATATCTATAGCTTGATCAAAGGTACAATAGCCGTGAATATCCTGATCGGGATAGGGCTTTTCTACGGCATTTACTTGGTGGTGAAACAGATGGAGATGCGCCTGCTGACGGAGATTTTCGGCGGCTTTATTTCCGTAGGTTCCATTGCTCTTATCGTCGTTTTCCAGCAGGAGATTCGTCGCTTTTTGATTCATATTGGGAAAAATATCTCCCTGCGGCGCAAGAAGTTCTTTTGGTCTTTCTTAGGCTCAAAGAAGTCAACGCAGGTGGATAATAGCGAACGGATTAAGCCCATCGTTGATGCCTGTCGTAGCATGTCAAAATCGCGCACTGGGGCGCTGTTGGTTTTCTCCCGTTATTTTGATGAGGAATACTACCAATCTAGTGGCGAGTATATCGATGCGCCACTGTCTAAGCGTCTGTTAGAAAGCATCTTTTTCAAGAACAGCCCCTTACATGATGGAGCCGTGGTTATTGTTGATTTCCGGATCATGACAGCGAGTAGCGTGTTGCCTATTTCGGATAGCGAAGACCTCCCACCACAGTTCGGTTTGCGTCACCGTGCAGCCATTGGTGTTACCGAGGTTTCTGAAGCTATAGCGGTGATTGTTTCCGAAGAGACTGGCGAAATCTCCTTGGCCAAGGATGGCAACGTCAACATGAACCTCAGTTCGGAAGAGCTGGAGAAGTTACTACGGGAAGAGTTGTAAGGATTTTTTCCTTAACTTTATCTATATAAACCTTAAATAGTCGCGTTATGTACTTCGACAAGCAAAAACCTTTGGATATTGTGCTGAATGATCTATTTGCGCATTATCGTGATCATGTAGCGGATGTCAGCAAGATAACCGATGCGCTGTTGGCTAATGCCGTTGTTAGCTCCCAAGATGATATTGTCAACGACCATATCGCATTCCGTACCTTGGGTGTACCGCATTTGGGCATCGCTTCCTTCGAAAAGATTTTTCTGGCCTACGGCTATCAACGGCGAGATCATTATTATTTTGAAGCCAAGAAATTGGATGCCTATTGGTATGCCCCGCCGGAGCCACACTATCCGCGTATTTTTGTGTCGGAGCTTCAGGTTAAGGCCCTCAGCGCAGAAGCGCAAAAGATTATACAGCAATACACCGATCCGATCAATAGTGATCCTGTAGATAGCTTGGCTCTTTCCAATGGCCAGGCTGTTGCGGATTTTCTGCAGCAAGCATTGTGGCCCTTGCCTACGGCCGCCGATTACCAACGGTTGCTGGAAGAAAGCGAGTATGCGGCTTGGGTGATCTACAATCGTTATTACCTGAACCACTACACCATCAGTATTCATGAGCTAAAAGATGGCTATAATACGCTGGAGGAGTTTAATTGCTTCTTGGAAGGCATCGGGGTTAAGCTTAATACCGCTGGCGGGAAGATTAAAACCAGTGCTGATGGCCTTCTTCGGCAAAGCAGCACGGTTTCTGCACTCTATGAGGCCACTTTTTCGGATGGTCGTGCGCTAGAGATTGCGGGAAGCTATGTAGAATTTGCTGAGCGCAGTCCACTACCCGCTTTTCAACATCTGGCAAAGGATGAACTGAAGCCCGAGCACCGTCGTGATGGTTTTGAAACCAATAATGCGGATAAGATTTTCGAGAGCACCTATACCGGGCAGATAAAAGGCGAGCAATAAGCATAGTGGCATGAATGAACAATTGCGCAGCTTGGAAGTAGAGCTGGCGGGCGAGTTGCATGGGGATGCAAAGATGCGTATACTCTATGCCACAGATGCCTCGGCCTATCGCGAGCTTCCCTTAGCGGTTGCCTTTCCGAAGGATGTGCAGGATCTACAATTGCTGATTGCCTTTGCACGGAAGGAAGGTGTTTCGTTGATTCCCCGTGCCGCCGGTACCTCGCTGGCGGGGCAAGTTGTTGGAAAGGGGATCGTTGTGGATGTATCGCGCCATTTTACGGCGATCCAAGAGATTAACAGCGCGGAGAAATGGGTGCGGGTGCAGCCCGGCGTTATACGAGACGAACTTAACCTTGCATTGCAGCCTGTTGGTCTTTATTTCGGTCCGGAGACCTCTACCGCAAATCGTGCCATGATTGGCGGCATGGTGGGCAACAACTCCTGCGGCTCCAATTCCTTGGTCTATGGCAGCACGCGTGAGCATACCCTAGAGATCGAAGCCTTACTTAGTGATGGCTCCGCAGTAACCTTTAAAGCCCTATCCTTTGATGACTTTTGCGATAAATGTAGCCTAACAAGTCTAGAAGGGGATATCTATCGGCATATGCGGTCGCTCTTGGGCGATTACAGCAATCAAGAAGAGATACGTAGGCAATATCCCAAAAAAGAGGTTACCCGTCGGAATACGGGGTATGCCATCGATCTGCTGTTAGCATCTGATCCGTTTACCGCAGGCGCGGATCCGTTTAATTTCTGCAAGTTAATCTGTGGTTCCGAGGGCACTCTGGCTTTCATCACATCGGTTAAGCTTCAGCTCGTGGAAGTTCCACAGCAGCCATCTGTTTTACTTTGCGCGCATTTTAAAACGGTGGATGAGGCGCTCCTAGCGAATTTGGTTGCCCTCCAATATAAACCTTTGGTGAGCGAGTTGATGGATAGCTATATCTTGGACTGCACGAAGAATAATTTGGAGCAACGCGAAAACCGCTTTTTTGTACAAGGCGAGCCGGGAGCCATCTTAGTGCTGGAATATGCAGATGATAGGCTGGAAGCGGTGTATGAAAAAATCGATGTGGTGGAAAAGGCTATGCGCCAGCAAGGCCTGGGGTATCATTTCCCTAAAGTGACGGGCAGCGACAAGAAAAGAGTATGGAACTTGCGCAAGGCGGGGTTAGGGCTCTTGAGCAATACGCCGGGCGATGAGAAGCCGGTGGCGGTGATTGAAGATACGGCCGTTGCCGTGGACGATTTGCCTGCGTATATTGCTGAATTCAACCGTATTTTGAGTGCTCATGGTCTTTATTCCGTGCATTATGCTCATGCGGCCACGGGCGAGCTGCACTTGCGGCCTATCCTCAATCTGAAGACCGAAGAAGGGCGTAGCCAATTTCGTCTGGTTGCTACAGAAATCGCCAAGTTGGTCAAGAAGTATAGGGGTTCGTTAAGCGGTGAGCATGGCGATGGGCGCCTGCGCGGTGAATTTATTCCGTTGATGATCGGTCAACATAATTATGGACTACTGCAATCCATCAAGAAGCAGTGGGATCCTCAGGGGATCTTTAATCCCGGGAAAATTGTGGATACGGCAGCCATGGACAGTTTCTTGCGTTATGATCAGGTAAAACCCTTTCGGCAAGAAATCCCCTCCGTGTTTCGTTATGCTGGTCAGCACATCTTGCAGCATGCCGAGCAGTGCAATGGGTCTGGCGATTGCCGTAAGACCGAGCTTTCCGGAGGAACGATGTGCCCTTCCTACATGGCAACCCGAAGGGAGGAAGATACCACGCGTGCGCGTGCAAATATATTGCGGGAGATGTTGTCCCGATCCGAGAAAGCAAATCCCTTTGATCATCAGGAGATCAAAGAGGTGATGGATCTTTGTCTCAGTTGCAAGGGCTGTAAGGCAGAATGTCCATCGAGCGTGGATATGGCCAAACTCAAAGCTGATTTTCAGCAGGCCTATTACGATGCGAATGGTGTGCCGATGCGCAATTGGTTGATCGGACACGTGGATCGTATGACGCGGCTTGTTGCTCCGGTATCGGGCTTATATAATTGGGCTATTGCACATCCTTTCTTCGGTCGTCAGGTCAAACAGTTCTTGGGTTTTGCGCCGCAGCGCACTTTGCCTGCCATTGCGAAACAGTCACTCTATGCTTGGTTCAGCAAACGCCGACAACAGCCTGCCACGCAACAAAAACAAGTCTATTTCTTTTTTGATGAGTTTACGAACCATCACGAAGTGGAAATCGGGAAGAAAGCTATTTTGCTGCTGGAAGCTTTGGGCTATGGGGTCTTGGCGGTAAAGCACCCTGCTAGTGGACGCGCGCTAATCTCTAAAGGCTTTCTGCGTGAAGCCAAAGAACTTGCAAACGAGCAGGTCGCGCTTTTTGCTCCGCTTCTGCAGGACGACCATTATCTCGTTGGCGTGGAGCCTTCGGCTATCCTCAGCTTTCGCGATGAATATGTGGATCTAGTGGATGAAGAACATATAGGGGATGCCAAGTCGCTAGCTAGACGAGCTTTGACGATCGAGGAGTTTCTGTATCAAGAGCAGGCTGCTGGAGCCTTCACTGTCGATTGCTTTCATGAGGAGCCGAAGCATATGCTGTTACATGCCCACTGTCAACAAAAAGCTTGGGGACTACAGGATAAGCTTGCTGCGCTGTTGCGTTTCCCTAAAAATTATACGGTAGAAGTTGTACCTTCCGGCTGTTGTGGCATGGCCGGTTCTTTTGGCTACGAGCAAGAGCACTATGCGCTTTCGCAGCAAATAGGCGAGTTGGTGCTGTTTCCCAAATTGCGTCAGAAATCAGAAAGTACTGTTGTTGTCGCGCCAGGCACTTCCTGTCGGCAACAAATAAAAGAAGGGCTCGCTCAGCAAGCCCTTCATCCTGTAGAAATTCTATTTGCGGCATTAAAAGCCAAAGGTTAACGGTACGTAACCTAACTTCTTAACGTGTAGATCCTTCAGTATAGGCGTTTTCCGCTTTTTACTTTTTAGCGGCGGTAATCACCTGTGTGTTCAATTTCACATACTCCGCGTTGTTGGCTGCTTTTGCCATCTCTACACCCTCAGTCGCGGTTTGTATAGCTCCAGCTTTATCGCCAGCTTTTAGCTGTATCTGTGCTTTCCAGTATTTGATATGCGGCGCTTTCGTATTGCCTTTGTCAGCCTCATTAGCCCAAGCCAAGGCCTTGTTGATGTCTAGGTTGTTATTAAAGTAGTACTGCGCAGCTTGGAAATAAGGTTTCTTTTCGCCCTTCATCGCTTCGTCGATGGATGCTAAAATTTCCTTCGATTGATCGACCACAATCGGGAAGCTCACTTTAACGTTTTCCCAAGCTAACGACAAATCAGCTCCTTTAGGCGTTACATTTTCAAAAGCCATGGTAAAGGTTTCTACCTTATCGTTCAATTTCTTGGCTTTTGCTGCGAAACGTAAGAAATCTTCCTCTTGTTTGTATTGGTATGCACCCCATTGGTTGGCATTTTTGCTTAATATGATGGTCCAGTCGCCCGTCTTTTTCGGTATGCTGAAGATACCATAGGTACCTGCAGGCACTTTGTTGCCGGCGATGCTTACCTCTTCTTCAAAGGTAATGCTCGGGATGTTGTTGGCTCCTGTTCTCCATACCTCATCATAGGGCTCTAGTCCGCCGAATATCGTGCGTCCGTTTGTGTTTGGACGCTGGTACACCAAGGTTACTTTCTTGATACCGATGCCCTGTTCAATTTTCGTCGTGCTACTGGCTTGTGGTAGTTTGGCTTGTGCCTGTGTTTCCGACAAGCTAACGAAGATGATGCCCGCTGTTAGCAGGGCCAAAAATCTTTTTTTCATGTTGTTCTCTCTATTTTATGTCCCCCAGTCGCTAAGCAGGGTTCCTGTTGCTAAAAATACGTTTTTTTTACACTACTAGTCGCGGCAAGGCAAGTATTGAACAGAAATATGACAGATGCGGATGCTGCGCCATGGCCTTTGCTGCTGCCTGTCAAGAAAAGCACAAATCGAATTGCTTATCTTTGTCTTATGGCAACAGCAATACCTTTAGCAGAACGCATGCGGCCCAAAACCATCGCCGACTATATTGGGCAGCAACATATCATCGGCGAGGGAGCGGTGCTTCGCAATGCGCTGCAGCAGCAGAATATTCCCTCCATGATCTTTTGGGGGCCACCAGGAGTTGGTAAAACGAGTTTGGCCTTCCTGATTGCGGGTGAGCTTAAACGTCCTTTCTTTTCGCTAAGCGCTATACAGTCTGGTGTTAAAGATATTCGGGAGGTTATCGATAAGTCCGAGAAGCTGCGCAACTTCAATCAGGAGCAGCCTATTCTGTTTATCGATGAGATCCACCGCTTTTCCAAGTCGCAGCAAGATTCCTTGTTGGGTGCAGTAGAGCGAGGACTGGTAACGCTGATTGGTGCGACTACCGAAAATCCGTCGTTTGAGGTTATCTCGGCGCTGTTGTCACGCTGCCAAGTTTATGTGTTGGAACATCTCTCCGAGCAGGACTTGCACCAGATTCTCGCGCAAGCTATCGAGCGTGACGACTACCTGAAGCAGCATCCTATCAAAATCGAGGAATACGAGGCGTTGTTTCGCTTGTCGGGGGGAGATGCGCGGAAGTTGTTGAATGTGTTCGAATTGGTGGTACATGCTGCCGTTGCGCAACAGCAGGTAGTGACGAATGATTTTGTGCTGAAGCAGGTGCAGCAGAACATGGCGCGTTACGACAAGACGGGCGAGCAACACTACGATATTATTTCGGCCTTTATCAAATCCATTCGCGGTAGCGATCCCAATGCGGCGGTATATTGGCTGGCTAGGATGATCGAAGGCGGCGAAGACCCGTCCTTTATTGCGCGTCGCCTGCTAATTTTAGCTTCGGAAGATATTGGCAATGCCAACCCCAATGCGCTGCTCTTGGCGAACAATTGTTTTCAGGCGGTCAATGTTATCGGTTGGCCCGAGTCGCGGATTATCCTTTCCCAAACGGTTACGTACCTAGCTTCCTCGGCAAAAAGCAATGCGTCTTACGAGGCGATTAACAAAGCGCAGGCTTTGGTGCGGCAAACGGGCGATCTCTCGGTGCCCCTGCATTTGCGCAATGCGCCTACCAAGTTGATGAAAGATCTAGATTATGGCGCGAAATATAAGTATGCACATGCCTTTCCCGGGAATTTTGTGCAGCAGGAGTTCTTTCCGGATCAGCTTAGCGGCACGCTGTTGTATGATCCCGGTAGTAATGCTGCAGAAATCAAACTGCGGGAGTCGTTAAAGAGTAAATGGAAGGATAAGTACGGCTATTGATCGGGAAGTCAGCAAATAAGGGCAATATCGACATATTCGTTAAATTCACTATATTTGTAGAAATATCACACAATGACCTTTACAGCGATAGATTTTGAACTGGCAACAGCCGTTTATACGAGTGTGTGTGCGGTGGGTATCGTAAAGGTGGTAGATGGCGAGATTGTGGAGCAATTTCATAGCTTGGTGCGTCCACCCGATAACAAGTACATGTGGCAAACAACCCGTGTGCATGGCATTAAGCCGAGAGATACTGCTTCAGCACCCACATTTTTAGAACTTTTTCCGCATATTGAGAATTACCTTCAGAATGCTTATATGGTGGCACACAACGAGAAGTTTGATCGGGAGGTGTTGATGAAAACCATGGCCTATTACGGCTTGGACTATAAAGCGCTAGGGCTAGCTCCAACTTGGGATTGCACGAGTGTCATTTATCGTGCAAAGGGCTTTAAAAAGACCAAGTTGAGCATCTGCTGTCGCATTATGGGGATAGCGCTTAACCATCACGATCCACTATCGGATGCTAAAGCGAGTGCACAATTGTTTCTTTTGCAGGATACCGTGACCAGCGAACTTATTGCCGAGCATTTTCCGGACGACGAGCAACAGGCGAGTTAATTCTTAGGATTTCTCGATCTTGGACAGAAGCTCTATCTCACACTTAGCGTAGCTTCTGAGTGTTTACTTATGAAACAAGCATTGATCTTTTTTAGCTGTTTTTGTCCTATCAAGAGGACGCCGCTAGCGGTCTTGCATCGCTTATATTCGGTAGTAGCAAACAAAATCCCCTGTCAAGTGTTAAAAAAGTAAGTTTGAAAATCCATGGCACAATATGTGGTATAACGCTTATGAATAAGAGATTAACATGTCGGTGCTTTCTATTAGGGCTAGATTGATTAAATAGATAAATGAATTGTAGCGTATTGGTTACATGCTTCGTTTTATTTTTTAGGATAAACGATGTATAATTGCAGTTCAACCTAATTTGAAATAGATACTAACAATAAGAGAGAAAAATGTCATTTTGGAGTAGATTATTTGGAGGAAAACAAAGAAGCAATGAATCGGATGGAAAGTTAGCCTGGATAGGTTGCGATATGCACAATCACATTTTGCCAGGTATTGACGATGGTAGTAAAACGGTGGAAGAATCGTTGTTGTTGCTTCAGGGCTTGAAAGACTTAGGTATATCCAAGTGTATTTCGACACCGCACGTGATGCAGGAAGTCCATAACAATACGCCGGCTAGCATTGCGGCAGCGCATAAGCAGTTGAAAGAAGGGATGGACGCCGCCGGTATGAAGTTCGATATCCAATATTCGGCAGAATATATGATAGACGATCAATTGCAAACGATCATCAGCCAAGACCAAGTTTGTTTGCTGCCCAATCAACATATGCTGATCGAAATGTCTTACCTCGCCGAGTCGAAGGCGCTTTTCAAGACAATTAAAGATATTCAAGAGAAAGGTTATCAACCTATTTTAGCCCATCCCGAGCGCTATAATTACTACCACCAAAATTTTAAGATCTACAAGGAGATAAAAGATGCAGGCTGTCTGCTGCAGCTTAACCTACTTTCTATTTCCCGCTATTATGGCGAGCATGTGAAGTCCGCTGCATTGATGTTAATCAAATCGGGTATGTACGACTTGGTTGGCACGGATATGCACCACGAGCGTCATTTGAATGCACTACGGCAAGTGGCTGTCAGGTATGATAGCTATGCTTTGCTGAAAGACAACCCTATAAAAAATGCGACAATATTTGAAAATAGCCAAAAGCTAGCTATTTAGAATATACTTTCTTTCGGTTATCTTTGGTATATGGAAAAGACCATATGCATTACCGGAGGTGCTGGATTTATCGGATCGCACGTCGTTCGGGAGTTTGTCAAGAAATACCCACACTATCGTATTATCAACATTGACGCATTGACCTACGCGGGCAATCTCGAGAATTTGCGCGATATCGAACAGGAACCCAACTATTCCTTTGTCAAAGCAGATATTACCGATGCGGCCCATATCTTGTCCATCTTTCAGGAATACCAACCAGACGGGGTGATACATCTCGCAGCCGAATCCCATGTTGACCGTTCCATTACCAATCCTACGGCCTTCGTTATGACTAATGTAATTGGAACGGTTAACCTGTTGAATGCGGCGAAAGAGATCT
This genomic window contains:
- a CDS encoding DUF2911 domain-containing protein, with amino-acid sequence MKKRFLALLTAGIIFVSLSETQAQAKLPQASSTTKIEQGIGIKKVTLVYQRPNTNGRTIFGGLEPYDEVWRTGANNIPSITFEEEVSIAGNKVPAGTYGIFSIPKKTGDWTIILSKNANQWGAYQYKQEEDFLRFAAKAKKLNDKVETFTMAFENVTPKGADLSLAWENVKVSFPIVVDQSKEILASIDEAMKGEKKPYFQAAQYYFNNNLDINKALAWANEADKGNTKAPHIKYWKAQIQLKAGDKAGAIQTATEGVEMAKAANNAEYVKLNTQVITAAKK
- a CDS encoding replication-associated recombination protein A; its protein translation is MATAIPLAERMRPKTIADYIGQQHIIGEGAVLRNALQQQNIPSMIFWGPPGVGKTSLAFLIAGELKRPFFSLSAIQSGVKDIREVIDKSEKLRNFNQEQPILFIDEIHRFSKSQQDSLLGAVERGLVTLIGATTENPSFEVISALLSRCQVYVLEHLSEQDLHQILAQAIERDDYLKQHPIKIEEYEALFRLSGGDARKLLNVFELVVHAAVAQQQVVTNDFVLKQVQQNMARYDKTGEQHYDIISAFIKSIRGSDPNAAVYWLARMIEGGEDPSFIARRLLILASEDIGNANPNALLLANNCFQAVNVIGWPESRIILSQTVTYLASSAKSNASYEAINKAQALVRQTGDLSVPLHLRNAPTKLMKDLDYGAKYKYAHAFPGNFVQQEFFPDQLSGTLLYDPGSNAAEIKLRESLKSKWKDKYGY
- a CDS encoding 3'-5' exonuclease, with amino-acid sequence MTFTAIDFELATAVYTSVCAVGIVKVVDGEIVEQFHSLVRPPDNKYMWQTTRVHGIKPRDTASAPTFLELFPHIENYLQNAYMVAHNEKFDREVLMKTMAYYGLDYKALGLAPTWDCTSVIYRAKGFKKTKLSICCRIMGIALNHHDPLSDAKASAQLFLLQDTVTSELIAEHFPDDEQQAS
- a CDS encoding tyrosine-protein phosphatase, with protein sequence MHNHILPGIDDGSKTVEESLLLLQGLKDLGISKCISTPHVMQEVHNNTPASIAAAHKQLKEGMDAAGMKFDIQYSAEYMIDDQLQTIISQDQVCLLPNQHMLIEMSYLAESKALFKTIKDIQEKGYQPILAHPERYNYYHQNFKIYKEIKDAGCLLQLNLLSISRYYGEHVKSAALMLIKSGMYDLVGTDMHHERHLNALRQVAVRYDSYALLKDNPIKNATIFENSQKLAI